In the genome of Gloeotrichia echinulata CP02, one region contains:
- a CDS encoding ISL3 family transposase, with protein sequence MLEDVAKNVMPIDVKDLRRLGIDEISLVKGQGKFIVVLVDIDSGKLIGLVKERKQIEIKKTMRMWGEKVLSQIEEVSIDMTGNYKSLIEKICPNALVTVDRFHVTKLVHEELNRARIAENKIASELNAPERKKVFESLKGNKFTILKAENKLTEKQKDKLNRIKQASPLIARMHSLKEDFHNLFEDNKNVVTGTLELINWLKKAEPYYQRSVQTIKRWFGEIVGYFERRTTSGVVEGINNKLKLIKRSGFGFRNFRNFEIRALLSWHYPINLAR encoded by the coding sequence ATGCTTGAAGATGTAGCTAAAAATGTGATGCCAATAGATGTCAAAGATTTAAGAAGATTAGGAATAGATGAAATTAGTTTGGTCAAAGGACAAGGAAAATTTATTGTCGTGCTAGTAGATATAGATTCAGGTAAATTGATAGGTTTAGTAAAAGAAAGAAAACAAATTGAAATCAAAAAAACCATGAGAATGTGGGGAGAAAAAGTTTTGTCACAAATAGAAGAAGTAAGTATTGATATGACAGGCAATTATAAATCTTTAATTGAGAAGATTTGTCCAAACGCCCTTGTAACGGTAGATAGGTTCCATGTTACTAAATTAGTACATGAAGAATTAAATCGAGCTAGGATAGCAGAAAATAAAATAGCATCTGAGTTAAATGCCCCGGAAAGAAAAAAAGTATTTGAAAGTTTAAAAGGAAATAAATTTACAATTCTAAAAGCCGAGAATAAGCTCACCGAAAAGCAAAAAGATAAATTAAATAGAATTAAACAAGCTTCTCCTTTAATAGCTAGAATGCATTCATTAAAAGAAGATTTTCACAATTTATTTGAAGACAATAAAAATGTGGTAACGGGAACGCTAGAATTAATCAATTGGTTAAAAAAAGCTGAACCATATTATCAAAGAAGTGTGCAGACAATTAAACGGTGGTTTGGAGAAATAGTCGGATATTTTGAACGAAGGACTACCAGTGGAGTAGTAGAAGGAATAAATAATAAACTGAAGTTAATAAAGCGAAGTGGATTTGGATTTAGAAACTTTCGTAATTTTGAGATTAGAGCTTTACTTTCTTGGCATTATCCTATCAATTTAGCACGCTAA
- a CDS encoding transposase family protein: MTQLLNLPEVLVESSLQEGQVLILSVGKKAKSASCPHCGQNSRHLHQNQKCLVKDLPMGDFEVILNVNRRRFKCKKCRKTFNEKLDFLGARKRYTYRYAEYIIKQVINSNVSNVARNNGLTNE; this comes from the coding sequence ATGACTCAACTCCTAAATTTGCCTGAAGTATTAGTAGAATCAAGCCTACAAGAGGGTCAAGTCCTAATTCTATCAGTAGGTAAAAAAGCGAAAAGTGCATCGTGCCCACACTGTGGTCAAAACTCAAGACATTTACATCAAAATCAAAAATGTTTAGTGAAAGATTTACCGATGGGGGATTTTGAAGTAATACTGAATGTCAATAGACGAAGATTCAAGTGTAAAAAATGCCGAAAAACATTTAATGAAAAGCTAGATTTTCTAGGAGCAAGAAAGAGGTATACATACCGATATGCGGAATATATTATCAAACAAGTGATTAATAGTAATGTAAGTAATGTGGCAAGAAATAATGGACTAACTAATGAATAA
- a CDS encoding tetratricopeptide repeat protein, protein MELLPEETAAIEAQVLKPYRRYKEKLRIYEQALVEAIQREHFPLSQSTSDQLKHFRQVLGLREEDIAPIVARIEPPIIRVRRIFTTFIISIFRKPKIIIGAGIVTVVLLMLTFLPRTPPRPEKEPTSTANPTDISTPTTIIAKEIYERGLDKYNQQDYTGAIEDFNQALQLEPNNILAYYQRGYARAEIQDYKGAIEDFNQYMQHNPNDVDALDNRGNVYYNLGKYEQAITDLNKAIQINPKDSYAYNMRGLAYNEQGKYEKAIADYNKAIELKYDPLSVPYNNRGNAYDNLGNYQKAIEDYNQAIRINPNDADAFYNLGNTHSKLGDKQAAVQYFQKAAQLYQKQGQTKDHQETLERIKKLQQ, encoded by the coding sequence TTGGAATTACTGCCTGAAGAAACTGCTGCAATTGAAGCTCAAGTTCTTAAACCTTACCGACGATACAAGGAAAAATTGAGGATATATGAGCAGGCATTAGTTGAGGCAATTCAACGGGAGCATTTTCCTCTCAGTCAAAGTACTAGTGACCAGTTAAAACATTTTCGGCAGGTTTTGGGTCTAAGAGAAGAAGATATAGCCCCGATTGTAGCTAGAATTGAGCCACCAATCATCAGGGTTAGAAGAATTTTTACTACTTTTATTATTTCAATTTTTAGAAAACCTAAAATTATCATTGGCGCAGGTATTGTCACTGTTGTGCTTCTCATGCTTACTTTTCTGCCTAGAACGCCTCCGCGACCAGAAAAGGAACCTACATCCACTGCAAACCCCACAGATATTTCTACACCCACCACGATAATAGCAAAGGAAATATACGAAAGGGGACTCGATAAATATAATCAACAAGACTACACAGGAGCGATTGAAGATTTCAACCAAGCACTTCAGCTAGAGCCTAATAATATACTTGCCTATTACCAACGTGGTTATGCCCGTGCTGAAATACAAGACTACAAAGGAGCAATTGAGGATTTTAACCAGTATATGCAGCACAATCCCAATGATGTCGATGCTCTCGATAACCGAGGGAATGTTTACTATAATTTGGGTAAGTACGAGCAGGCAATCACTGACTTAAACAAAGCTATCCAAATTAACCCCAAGGATTCCTACGCTTATAACATGCGAGGGTTAGCTTACAACGAGCAAGGTAAATACGAGAAAGCGATCGCTGACTACAACAAAGCTATCGAGCTTAAATACGATCCACTCAGTGTTCCCTACAATAACCGTGGTAATGCCTACGACAATCTTGGAAACTATCAGAAAGCAATTGAAGATTACAACCAGGCAATCCGTATTAATCCCAACGATGCTGATGCTTTCTACAATCTGGGAAATACCCATTCCAAATTAGGAGATAAGCAGGCAGCAGTACAGTATTTTCAAAAAGCTGCACAACTGTATCAAAAACAAGGTCAGACAAAAGACCACCAAGAGACATTAGAGCGGATCAAAAAGCTTCAGCAGTAG
- the tnpA gene encoding IS200/IS605 family transposase — MSSDFRRERHSVTDLKLHLVCITKYRLPILTNESLALIKKSFSEVSEKMNFKVQELNGEVDHVHVLIEYPPKLFISQIVNALKGVSSRRYGQEGFKKPLGKDALWSPSYFASSVGGAPLEVLKRYIQNQLKPS; from the coding sequence ATGTCAAGTGATTTTCGTCGCGAAAGACACAGTGTTACAGACTTAAAACTTCACTTGGTCTGCATTACTAAATATCGATTGCCTATACTCACCAACGAGAGTCTTGCTTTGATTAAAAAGTCATTTAGCGAAGTATCTGAAAAGATGAATTTCAAAGTACAGGAACTTAACGGGGAGGTAGACCACGTACACGTATTAATTGAATATCCTCCTAAATTGTTTATCTCTCAGATAGTGAACGCGCTCAAAGGGGTTTCGAGTCGTCGCTATGGACAAGAGGGATTTAAGAAACCGCTAGGAAAAGACGCTTTATGGAGTCCTTCTTATTTTGCCTCTTCAGTAGGCGGCGCACCCTTGGAGGTACTAAAAAGATATATACAGAATCAATTAAAGCCGTCCTAG
- a CDS encoding transposase, translated as MKARYKYRFYPTDQQRTSLAQLFGCVRVVWNDALALCKQSEKLPSNGDLQKLVLTQSKKTEQRSWLSSVASIALQQSVADLGTAYKNFFDSLKGKRKGKKLGSPRFKKKTNQQSARLTRGGFSISKEVVYLAKIGNVAPIWSRQLPCEPSSVTIIKDCANRYFLSFVVDIEPVSLDTKSQTRRSCVANAGAIGIDLGIKTFAVMSNGEKAESPSYKKLDRKVRQLQKKLARQHKDSKRRDKTRIQIAKRHNQIADTRRDFLHKLSTKIVSENQAIVLEDLNVSGMVKNRKLSRVISLQGWREFRTQCEAKSAKYDRTFHVISRWEPTSQVCSECGFKWGKLD; from the coding sequence GTGAAAGCCAGATATAAATACCGATTCTATCCAACAGATCAACAACGAACGAGCCTAGCTCAGTTGTTTGGGTGTGTGCGGGTAGTTTGGAATGATGCTTTGGCTTTGTGCAAACAGTCCGAGAAACTTCCTAGCAATGGGGATCTGCAAAAATTAGTATTAACCCAAAGTAAAAAGACTGAGCAGCGTTCTTGGCTGAGTAGCGTAGCTAGCATTGCTTTGCAGCAATCAGTCGCGGATTTAGGAACTGCTTATAAGAACTTTTTTGATTCCCTAAAAGGCAAAAGAAAAGGCAAGAAACTAGGTAGCCCTAGATTTAAAAAGAAAACGAATCAACAGTCTGCGCGTCTTACTCGTGGCGGTTTCTCTATTAGTAAAGAGGTGGTGTACCTAGCCAAGATTGGAAATGTTGCTCCAATTTGGTCTAGGCAATTACCTTGTGAACCTAGCTCAGTTACTATTATTAAAGATTGTGCTAATCGCTATTTTTTAAGTTTTGTGGTTGATATTGAGCCTGTCAGCCTTGATACTAAAAGCCAAACTAGACGCTCCTGCGTCGCTAACGCTGGCGCTATCGGGATTGATTTAGGTATCAAGACTTTTGCGGTAATGAGTAATGGTGAAAAAGCTGAAAGTCCTAGCTATAAAAAGCTTGACAGGAAAGTTCGCCAACTACAAAAGAAATTAGCACGACAACATAAAGATTCAAAGCGGCGGGACAAAACCCGGATTCAAATCGCAAAACGTCATAACCAAATCGCCGACACCCGCAGAGACTTTCTGCACAAATTATCAACTAAGATTGTTAGCGAAAACCAAGCTATTGTTTTAGAAGATTTGAATGTGTCTGGGATGGTTAAAAACCGCAAACTTTCAAGAGTAATTAGTTTGCAGGGTTGGCGTGAGTTTCGGACACAATGCGAGGCTAAGTCGGCAAAATATGATAGAACTTTCCATGTCATTAGTCGATGGGAACCAACTAGTCAAGTCTGTTCTGAATGCGGTTTTAAGTGGGGCAAACTTGATTGA
- a CDS encoding zinc ribbon domain-containing protein, which translates to MRQIKCLNCGTEHDRDGNAAKNIEKVGIGHCHDSKCTSRRSKPTSVVSVNEA; encoded by the coding sequence GTGCGCCAGATTAAGTGCTTAAATTGCGGGACCGAACATGATCGCGATGGAAATGCTGCTAAGAATATAGAAAAAGTCGGGATAGGGCATTGCCACGACTCTAAATGCACGTCGAGACGGAGTAAACCTACTTCGGTAGTATCTGTCAATGAAGCGTGA
- a CDS encoding SPFH domain-containing protein, which produces MEPIIAIVLALIGYALGSAKLINQGNEALVERLGKYHRKLKPGLNFIVPFVDQIVMEDTTREQLLDIKPQNVITRDGIYLEVDAILYWRIRDIQKSFYEIDDLQASLNQLATTTLREIIAQRSLEEATMSRADMDRAILEQLNPITTDWGVEIIRLDIQSINPPESVRKSMEEERAAEIKKRAVISAAEGERQAAIKKAEGTRTSVEIIAEALRAHPESKEILRYLVAQDYVQASQKLGESNNAKIVFVDPANSTEMFQELIAESVVHDPNGKNSENGV; this is translated from the coding sequence ATGGAGCCAATCATTGCTATAGTCTTAGCGCTTATAGGTTATGCATTAGGATCTGCCAAGCTGATTAATCAAGGTAATGAAGCCCTAGTGGAACGATTAGGGAAGTATCATCGCAAACTTAAGCCCGGATTGAACTTCATAGTTCCCTTCGTCGATCAGATTGTGATGGAGGATACAACACGAGAGCAGCTTTTAGACATCAAGCCTCAAAACGTGATCACCAGAGATGGCATTTACCTGGAAGTAGATGCTATTCTCTACTGGCGGATTAGAGATATACAAAAAAGCTTTTATGAAATTGACGACCTCCAAGCATCCTTGAACCAGCTAGCGACAACCACACTCCGAGAAATTATTGCCCAAAGATCCTTGGAGGAGGCTACTATGTCAAGAGCTGATATGGACAGAGCTATATTAGAGCAATTGAATCCGATCACGACAGATTGGGGAGTCGAGATTATCCGGTTAGATATTCAGTCCATTAACCCGCCCGAAAGTGTGCGGAAGTCAATGGAAGAGGAGCGAGCCGCTGAAATCAAAAAACGGGCGGTAATTTCCGCAGCAGAAGGAGAAAGACAAGCTGCGATTAAGAAAGCAGAAGGAACTAGGACTTCAGTGGAGATAATTGCGGAGGCTTTACGGGCGCATCCTGAAAGCAAGGAAATCTTGCGCTATCTTGTCGCTCAAGATTATGTCCAGGCCAGCCAAAAACTCGGTGAGAGCAATAATGCCAAAATTGTCTTTGTTGATCCAGCCAACTCCACAGAAATGTTTCAGGAGTTGATTGCTGAGTCTGTAGTTCACGACCCTAATGGTAAAAACTCCGAAAATGGTGTTTAG
- the folP gene encoding dihydropteroate synthase translates to MMIRDRCFHWGQQSYLMGVLNVTPDSFSDGGEFNSTTTALAQAQAMVAAGVDIIDVGGQSTRPGAKQITLAEELERVLSVLQILRQEISTPISVDTTRATVAKAAVSSGADMINDISGGTFDAEMLPTVASLDVPIALMHIRGNPQTMQQLTDYQDLMAEISSFLSQQITAATAAGIKPEKIIIDPGIGFAKNYEQNLEILRRLRSLKALNCPILIGASRKSFIGRILNQPDPKARVWGTAAACCAAIFNGADILRVHDVREIREVSLVADAIWRQ, encoded by the coding sequence ATGATGATTCGCGATCGCTGTTTCCACTGGGGACAGCAAAGTTATCTTATGGGCGTTTTAAATGTCACGCCTGATAGCTTTAGTGATGGTGGTGAGTTTAACTCTACCACTACTGCTTTAGCACAAGCTCAAGCTATGGTAGCTGCTGGTGTTGATATTATCGATGTGGGTGGTCAATCAACTCGACCAGGGGCTAAACAAATCACCCTTGCAGAAGAACTTGAACGGGTGCTATCGGTGTTGCAAATCTTACGCCAAGAGATTTCAACACCGATTTCTGTAGACACAACTAGGGCTACTGTCGCTAAAGCCGCTGTGTCCTCTGGGGCAGATATGATTAATGATATTTCTGGCGGTACATTTGATGCTGAAATGTTGCCAACAGTCGCCAGCTTAGATGTGCCAATTGCGCTAATGCATATCCGGGGAAACCCGCAAACTATGCAACAACTGACTGATTATCAAGATTTAATGGCAGAGATTTCTAGTTTTTTGTCACAACAAATTACGGCTGCAACTGCTGCAGGGATTAAGCCGGAGAAAATTATTATTGATCCTGGGATTGGCTTTGCTAAAAATTATGAGCAAAATTTAGAAATTTTGCGCCGCTTGCGGTCATTAAAAGCGCTCAATTGCCCAATTTTAATCGGAGCATCTCGTAAAAGTTTCATTGGTCGCATTTTAAACCAACCAGATCCCAAAGCGCGAGTTTGGGGAACAGCAGCAGCTTGTTGTGCGGCTATTTTTAATGGTGCGGATATCCTCCGAGTTCACGATGTCAGAGAAATCCGCGAAGTGTCGCTGGTGGCTGATGCAATCTGGCGACAGTAG
- the iscB gene encoding RNA-guided endonuclease IscB codes for MSKVFVLDTEKRPLDPIHPARARQLLRNKKAAVFRQFPFTIILKKSHPDLPVTPLRLKLDTGAKTTGIALVDDATGEVVFAAELKHRGFAIRDALTSRRQLRRSRRNRKTRYRQPRFLNRTRPDKWLPPSLQSRVENIKTWVERLRKLAPIQAISQELVRFDMQLMHNPDIQGEEYQQGTLAGYETREYLLEKWGRQCAYCGVNNVTFQVEHIHPRAKGGSNSITNLTLSCEKCNTKKGTKDIKDFLKKDPSKLNKILTQAKRPLADAAAVNTTRFALLNALKATGLPIETGSGGLTKFNRSQQNLEKSHWLDAACVGKTTPKLIIKGVKPLLITANGHGTRQSCRTDKFGFPNRHCSRTKFHFGFQTGDIVKAVVTTGKKVGEYIGRIATRTTGSFNISTRNGLVQGISHKTCKHIHKKDGYSYAQ; via the coding sequence TAGACAGTTATTAAGGAACAAAAAAGCAGCGGTATTTAGACAATTTCCGTTCACAATCATCCTCAAAAAATCTCATCCTGATTTACCAGTAACACCACTGCGATTAAAGCTTGATACTGGTGCTAAAACAACAGGAATAGCATTAGTCGATGATGCTACTGGAGAAGTTGTATTTGCTGCTGAATTAAAGCATAGAGGCTTTGCAATTAGAGATGCTCTAACCTCTAGGAGACAATTAAGACGTAGCAGAAGAAACCGTAAAACTCGTTACAGACAACCACGGTTTTTAAACAGAACTCGCCCAGATAAATGGTTGCCACCGAGTTTACAAAGTCGGGTTGAGAATATTAAAACTTGGGTTGAAAGATTACGTAAACTTGCACCAATACAGGCTATTAGTCAAGAGCTAGTTCGCTTTGATATGCAGTTAATGCATAACCCAGATATCCAAGGTGAAGAATACCAACAAGGTACACTTGCCGGTTACGAGACGCGAGAATATCTACTAGAAAAGTGGGGTAGACAATGCGCTTATTGTGGTGTTAACAATGTGACTTTTCAGGTTGAACACATTCACCCACGAGCTAAAGGAGGTTCAAATTCGATTACAAATCTTACCTTAAGTTGCGAGAAATGTAATACTAAAAAAGGGACAAAAGACATTAAAGACTTTCTGAAAAAAGACCCATCAAAATTAAACAAAATTTTGACACAAGCTAAAAGACCGTTAGCCGATGCAGCAGCAGTAAACACAACTCGGTTTGCATTGTTGAACGCATTAAAAGCAACGGGATTACCTATAGAAACAGGTTCAGGAGGATTAACAAAGTTCAATCGTAGTCAACAAAATTTAGAAAAATCTCACTGGTTAGACGCGGCTTGTGTTGGGAAAACAACGCCAAAATTGATTATTAAAGGTGTTAAACCATTGTTGATTACAGCTAACGGTCATGGCACTAGGCAATCGTGTCGCACAGATAAATTTGGTTTTCCAAATCGACATTGCTCTAGAACTAAGTTTCATTTTGGTTTTCAGACTGGGGATATTGTTAAGGCTGTTGTCACTACTGGTAAAAAAGTTGGTGAATATATTGGAAGAATAGCAACTCGTACAACTGGAAGTTTCAACATCTCGACCAGAAACGGATTAGTTCAAGGAATTAGTCACAAAACTTGTAAACACATTCACAAAAAAGATGGTTACTCTTACGCACAATAA